A region from the Thauera humireducens genome encodes:
- a CDS encoding lactonase family protein: protein MSTVVYVSNADSGDIAILSMATNGKLAPLGTAEVGGTVMPLAVSPCRHFLYAARRSEPMAVVSFAIDPIHGALSRLGEAPLPASMAYIATDRSGRWLFAASYQGDVVTVSPIAADGRAGPVRQSIATGRHAHAILPAPSNRHVLATSLGGGVVMQFAFDAASGRLTPNVPAALTVRPGAGPRHLRFHPNGRFVYLLNELDASVDVLGFDADTGTLTPLQTVDSLPPGFEGEPWAADLQLTPDGRFLYASERRSSTLAAFRIDADSGRLALVGHVPTEIQPRGFAIDSRGRWLLAVGQLSDRLSRYAIDPVSGALASVQRIEVGRNPNWVEIVDLPAP, encoded by the coding sequence ATGAGCACCGTCGTCTATGTCTCGAACGCCGACAGTGGCGACATCGCCATCCTGTCGATGGCGACCAACGGCAAGCTGGCGCCGCTCGGCACTGCCGAGGTCGGCGGCACGGTGATGCCGCTCGCCGTCAGCCCCTGCCGCCACTTCCTTTACGCGGCGCGGCGCAGCGAACCGATGGCGGTGGTCAGCTTCGCCATCGACCCCATCCACGGCGCGCTGAGCCGCCTGGGCGAAGCGCCGCTGCCGGCCAGCATGGCCTACATCGCCACCGATCGCAGCGGTCGCTGGCTGTTCGCCGCGTCCTACCAGGGTGACGTGGTCACCGTCAGTCCGATCGCTGCCGACGGCCGCGCCGGGCCGGTACGGCAGTCGATCGCCACCGGCCGCCACGCCCACGCCATCCTGCCCGCGCCGTCCAACCGCCACGTGCTCGCCACCAGCCTGGGCGGCGGTGTGGTGATGCAGTTCGCCTTCGACGCCGCGAGCGGGCGGCTGACACCGAACGTCCCCGCCGCACTGACCGTGCGCCCTGGCGCCGGGCCGCGCCACCTGCGCTTCCACCCGAACGGCCGCTTCGTCTATCTGCTCAACGAACTCGACGCCAGCGTGGACGTGCTCGGTTTCGACGCGGACACCGGCACGCTCACGCCGCTGCAGACCGTCGATTCCCTGCCGCCCGGATTCGAGGGCGAACCCTGGGCCGCGGACCTGCAGCTCACGCCGGATGGCCGCTTCCTGTACGCCAGCGAACGCCGTTCGAGCACGCTCGCGGCATTCCGTATCGATGCCGACAGCGGCCGGCTCGCCCTCGTCGGCCACGTGCCGACCGAAATCCAGCCGCGCGGCTTCGCCATCGATAGCCGCGGGCGATGGCTGCTCGCCGTCGGCCAGTTGTCCGACCGGCTCAGCCGTTACGCCATCGACCCCGTCAGCGGCGCGCTGGCTTCCGTGCAGCGCATCGAGGTCGGCCGCAATCCGAACTGGGTCGAGATCGTCGACCTGCCCGCGCCCTGA
- a CDS encoding TRAP transporter large permease, whose translation MMDALVLLGSLAVFIAIGVPVAYSLGLAALVGALWIELPLEAVMIQLASGVNKFSLLAIPFFVLAGAIMAEGGMSRRLVAFAGVLVGFIRGGLSLVNILASTFFGAISGSSVADTASVGSVLIPEMERKGYPRAFATAVTVSGSVQAILIPPSHNAVIYSLAAGGTVSIASLFMAGVVPGLLLGLTLAIMCLFIAKKRNYPKGDPIPLRQALKIVGEAMWGLLTIVIILGGILSGVFTATESAAIAVVYAFFVTMFIYRDYKWSELPKLMHRTVKTVTIVMILIGFAAAFGYLMTLMQIPTKVTAAFTTVSDNRYVILALINVMLLALGTLMDMAPLILILTPILLPVVTALGIDPVHFGMIMMVNLGIGLITPPVGTVLFVGSAVAKLPIGVVTKATMPFFVALFTVLLLVTYIPGLSLWLPRALGL comes from the coding sequence ATGATGGACGCCCTGGTCCTGCTCGGCAGTCTCGCCGTCTTCATCGCGATCGGGGTGCCGGTCGCCTATTCGCTGGGCCTGGCGGCGCTGGTCGGCGCGCTGTGGATCGAGCTGCCGCTCGAAGCGGTCATGATCCAGCTCGCCTCCGGGGTCAACAAGTTCTCGCTGCTGGCGATTCCCTTCTTCGTGCTGGCCGGCGCGATCATGGCCGAAGGCGGCATGTCGCGCCGTCTGGTGGCCTTCGCCGGGGTGCTGGTGGGTTTCATCCGCGGCGGGCTGTCGCTGGTGAACATCCTGGCCTCGACCTTCTTCGGCGCCATCTCCGGCTCGTCGGTGGCGGACACGGCCTCGGTCGGCTCGGTGCTGATCCCCGAGATGGAGCGCAAGGGCTATCCGCGCGCCTTTGCCACCGCCGTCACGGTCAGCGGCTCGGTGCAGGCCATCCTGATCCCGCCCAGCCACAACGCGGTGATCTATTCGCTCGCCGCCGGCGGCACGGTGTCGATCGCCAGCCTGTTCATGGCCGGCGTGGTCCCCGGTCTGCTGCTCGGGCTGACGCTGGCGATCATGTGCCTGTTCATCGCCAAGAAGCGCAACTACCCCAAGGGCGACCCGATCCCCTTGCGTCAGGCGTTGAAGATCGTCGGCGAAGCGATGTGGGGCCTGCTGACCATCGTCATCATCCTCGGCGGCATTCTGAGCGGCGTCTTCACCGCCACCGAGTCCGCGGCAATCGCGGTGGTGTACGCCTTCTTCGTCACGATGTTCATCTATCGCGACTACAAGTGGTCGGAACTGCCCAAGCTGATGCACCGCACGGTCAAGACCGTGACCATCGTCATGATCCTGATCGGCTTCGCCGCCGCCTTCGGCTACCTGATGACGCTGATGCAGATCCCGACCAAGGTCACCGCTGCCTTCACCACGGTCTCGGACAACCGCTACGTCATCCTGGCGCTGATCAACGTCATGCTGCTGGCGCTGGGCACGCTGATGGACATGGCCCCGCTGATCCTGATCCTGACCCCGATCCTGCTGCCGGTAGTCACCGCGCTCGGCATCGACCCGGTGCACTTCGGCATGATCATGATGGTGAACCTGGGCATCGGCCTGATCACGCCGCCGGTAGGCACGGTGCTGTTCGTGGGCAGCGCGGTGGCCAAGCTGCCGATCGGCGTGGTGACGAAGGCGACGATGCCCTTCTTCGTCGCACTTTTCACCGTGCTGCTGCTGGTCACCTACATCCCCGGCCTGTCGCTGTGGCTGCCGCGTGCACTGGGTCTGTGA
- a CDS encoding TRAP transporter substrate-binding protein: MKTRRKFLATGALMAALGFAGLAPMSASAQMVMKAADVHPAGYSTVVAVENMGKKVEAATNGRIKFQMFPGGVLGDEKTMIEQTQFGAIQILRTSLGPVGNVVPEVNVFNMPFMFRDEAHLHAVLDGPIGQEMLDKISASPAKMVALAFTVAGSRSLYTKKPVRTPDDLKGQKIRMMGNPLFIDTMNAMGGNGISMGYGEVFTALQTGVIDGAENNEPSLFTSNHYTTGTKYYTQTKHLMIPEIIVMSKVTWDKLSADDQAMFKKLGREAQMEQRELWNKSVEESVAKLKAAGVEFIEVDNKPFYDATAPVRAKYGEKYADLIKRIEAVK; encoded by the coding sequence ATGAAAACCCGCAGGAAGTTCCTCGCCACCGGCGCCCTGATGGCGGCGCTCGGCTTCGCCGGCCTCGCTCCGATGAGCGCCAGTGCGCAGATGGTCATGAAGGCCGCCGACGTCCACCCCGCCGGCTACTCGACCGTGGTCGCGGTCGAGAACATGGGCAAGAAGGTCGAGGCCGCCACCAACGGCCGCATCAAGTTCCAGATGTTCCCCGGCGGCGTGCTCGGCGACGAGAAGACGATGATCGAGCAGACCCAGTTCGGCGCGATCCAGATCCTGCGCACCTCGCTCGGCCCGGTCGGCAACGTGGTGCCCGAGGTCAACGTCTTCAACATGCCCTTCATGTTCCGCGACGAGGCCCACCTGCACGCGGTGCTCGATGGCCCGATCGGCCAGGAGATGCTGGACAAGATCAGCGCCTCGCCGGCCAAGATGGTGGCGCTCGCCTTCACCGTGGCCGGCAGCCGCAGCCTCTACACCAAGAAGCCGGTGCGCACGCCCGACGACCTGAAGGGCCAGAAGATCCGCATGATGGGCAATCCGCTGTTCATCGACACCATGAACGCGATGGGCGGCAACGGCATCTCGATGGGCTACGGCGAAGTCTTCACCGCGCTGCAGACCGGCGTGATCGACGGCGCCGAGAACAACGAGCCCAGCCTGTTCACCTCGAACCACTACACCACCGGCACCAAGTACTACACCCAGACCAAGCACCTGATGATTCCCGAGATCATCGTGATGTCGAAGGTCACCTGGGACAAGCTGTCGGCGGACGACCAGGCGATGTTCAAGAAGCTGGGCCGTGAGGCGCAGATGGAACAGCGCGAGCTGTGGAACAAGAGCGTGGAGGAAAGCGTGGCCAAGCTGAAGGCTGCCGGCGTCGAGTTCATCGAGGTGGACAACAAGCCCTTCTACGATGCCACCGCGCCGGTGCGCGCGAAGTACGGCGAGAAGTACGCCGACCTGATCAAGCGCATCGAAGCCGTCAAGTAA
- a CDS encoding aldolase/citrate lyase family protein, giving the protein MDLPINRFKHAIQSGQKQIGLWSHLCSNISTEILAHCGYDWLLLDMEHSPNEVGTILSQLQAMNGGTASAIIRPYWNDMVLFKRLLDIGVQTLLVPYVQTEEEARNAVAYTRYPTQGVRGYAGAPRASNYGRVKDYAHRCQDEICVLVQVETIDGLKNLEAIASVDGIDGVFIGPGDLSAALGHLGNPKHPDVLAAIEDAIRRIQACGKAAGILTGDEALAQRYVELGCLFVAVGADQNVLRDGAQALAARFKG; this is encoded by the coding sequence ATGGACCTGCCCATCAACCGTTTCAAGCACGCCATCCAGTCCGGCCAGAAGCAGATCGGCCTGTGGTCGCACCTGTGCAGCAACATCAGCACCGAGATCCTCGCCCATTGCGGCTACGACTGGCTGCTGCTCGACATGGAGCACTCGCCCAACGAGGTCGGCACCATCCTGTCGCAGTTGCAGGCGATGAACGGCGGCACGGCCTCGGCCATCATCCGCCCCTACTGGAATGACATGGTGCTGTTCAAGCGCCTGCTCGACATCGGCGTGCAGACCCTGCTCGTCCCCTACGTGCAGACCGAGGAAGAGGCCCGCAACGCCGTCGCCTACACGCGCTACCCGACCCAGGGCGTGCGCGGCTACGCCGGCGCGCCGCGCGCGTCCAACTACGGCCGCGTCAAGGATTACGCCCATCGTTGCCAGGACGAGATCTGCGTGCTGGTGCAGGTCGAGACCATCGACGGGCTGAAGAACCTGGAAGCGATCGCCAGCGTGGACGGCATCGACGGCGTCTTCATCGGCCCGGGCGACCTGTCGGCCGCACTCGGCCATCTCGGCAATCCCAAGCACCCGGACGTGCTGGCCGCGATCGAGGACGCGATCCGCCGCATCCAGGCCTGCGGCAAGGCCGCCGGCATCCTGACCGGCGACGAGGCGCTGGCGCAGCGCTACGTCGAACTCGGCTGCCTGTTCGTCGCCGTTGGCGCCGACCAGAACGTGCTGCGCGACGGCGCACAGGCACTGGCTGCACGCTTCAAGGGCTGA
- a CDS encoding TRAP transporter small permease — translation MSHPFVRLMDHLYHACIWVAGLSILAMSLIIPWGVFSRYVLGTGSHWPEPISIMLMVVFTFVGAAASYRAGGHIAVAMLTERLPATLQGLCAKLVDLLMAAISIFVAWYGMDLVLATMGQTVAELPSMPVGYTYLALPVGSMITLLFVIERIVFGSQHMRPIVRFDEHHEEHAEGGA, via the coding sequence ATGAGTCATCCCTTCGTCCGGCTGATGGACCATCTCTATCACGCCTGCATCTGGGTCGCCGGCCTGTCCATCCTGGCCATGTCCCTGATCATTCCCTGGGGCGTGTTCTCGCGCTACGTGCTGGGCACCGGCTCGCACTGGCCCGAGCCGATCTCGATCATGCTGATGGTGGTGTTCACCTTCGTCGGCGCCGCGGCCAGCTACCGTGCCGGCGGCCACATCGCGGTGGCCATGCTGACCGAGCGCCTGCCCGCGACCCTGCAGGGGCTGTGCGCGAAACTGGTCGACCTGCTGATGGCGGCCATCAGCATTTTCGTCGCCTGGTACGGCATGGACCTGGTGCTGGCCACCATGGGCCAGACCGTCGCCGAACTGCCCTCGATGCCGGTCGGCTACACCTATCTCGCACTGCCGGTCGGCAGCATGATCACCCTGCTGTTCGTCATCGAACGCATCGTCTTCGGCAGCCAGCACATGCGCCCGATCGTGCGCTTCGACGAGCACCACGAAGAACACGCCGAAGGAGGCGCATGA
- a CDS encoding NAD-dependent epimerase/dehydratase family protein, whose product MLDKPASPIRFKRLLLTGAAGNLGKVLRPRLRAYCDVLRVSHRSDLGAPEAGEEIMIASLEDKDAMLGLLEGVDAVVHMGGVSTEQPWEPILAGNIVGAYNLYESARKNGVKRIIFASSNHVTGFYRQDEVIDTRVPVRPDGFYGLSKAFGENLAQLYFDRWGIETVSLRIGSSFPAPVDRRMLATWMSYDDLERLVVAGLTAPIVGHSVIYGMSDNATTWWDNTYARHIGYRPLDSSDVFRDEVEARQQTIDRNDPVALYQGGGFVTKGPFD is encoded by the coding sequence ATGCTCGACAAACCCGCCTCCCCCATCCGCTTCAAGCGCCTGCTACTGACCGGCGCGGCCGGCAACCTCGGCAAGGTGCTGCGCCCCCGGCTGCGCGCCTACTGCGACGTGCTGCGCGTGAGCCACCGTTCGGACCTCGGCGCCCCCGAGGCCGGCGAAGAGATCATGATCGCCTCGCTGGAAGACAAGGACGCCATGCTGGGCCTGCTCGAAGGCGTCGACGCCGTGGTGCACATGGGCGGCGTATCCACCGAGCAGCCGTGGGAGCCGATCCTCGCCGGCAACATCGTCGGCGCCTACAACCTGTACGAGTCGGCGCGCAAGAACGGGGTCAAGCGCATCATCTTCGCCAGCTCCAACCACGTCACCGGCTTCTACCGCCAGGACGAGGTGATCGACACCCGCGTGCCGGTCCGCCCAGACGGCTTCTACGGTCTGTCCAAGGCCTTCGGCGAGAACCTCGCCCAGCTCTACTTCGACCGCTGGGGCATCGAGACCGTCAGCCTGCGCATCGGCTCGTCCTTCCCGGCCCCGGTCGACCGCCGCATGCTCGCGACCTGGATGAGCTACGACGACCTCGAGCGCCTGGTGGTGGCCGGCCTGACCGCCCCCATCGTCGGCCACAGCGTCATCTACGGCATGTCGGACAACGCCACCACCTGGTGGGACAACACCTACGCCAGACACATCGGCTACCGCCCGCTCGACAGCTCGGACGTCTTCCGCGACGAAGTCGAGGCGCGCCAGCAGACCATCGACCGCAACGATCCGGTCGCGCTGTACCAGGGTGGCGGCTTCGTCACCAAGGGACCGTTCGACTGA